The Spirochaeta cellobiosiphila DSM 17781 genome contains the following window.
TGAGTAGCATAAAGAGCTATATCTATGAATTAAATCTGTTTTGTTAAAATTGTTGACGGTAAACCCAATGTCGTTATAATTGAGAGAGTGAGGCTTTTGACTGATAAAGGATTGATGCATGGCGAAGGGGTCTAAAAAGGTAAGAATCTACTCGGCTTTAGAGGTAGCAAATATCTGTGGCGTTGTTAATCAGACAGCTATAAACTGGATCAAGAATGATTATTTAAAAGCTTTTACTACTCCTGGTGGTCAGTATAGAGTCTATGCTGAAGATCTTGTTAATTTCCTTCAGGACAGGAATATGAGGATTCCTGATGAACTAGTGGAAGTTGTTCATAACTCAGAAGAAGGGAAATCGATTCTTATCATAGACGATGATAAAGAGTTGAATAACCTACTTAAAACTTATGTAGAACGTAAATTAACCGGCTTTACTATATATCAGGCTTTTGATGGCTATGAAGCAGGGTCTATGTTGTATAGAGTCCGTCCTTCTATTGTAATCCTGGATATTGATTTACCTGGTGTTAATGGGCATGTTATTTGTAAAAAAATAAAAAGTGATGCAGATTTGGGGTCTCCCTACATCATAGCTGTTACAGGAATGAATGACAGTAATGAAGAGCGTCTTATTTTAGAAGAAGGTGCTGATGCTTTTTTAGGCAAACCTTTTGATCCCAGTGAGGTTGTTACTCTTATTGCTGAATTCATTGAAAAATAAGAGGAAATATTATGGATACTAATCAGAAAGTACTAATAGTAGAAGATGAAGATCCAATCCGATTGACACTACGAGATTATCTAAAAAGGAAAGGCTATAATGTTTTGGTGGCCTCAGACGGTGTTGGTGCTATTAAACAATTATTGGACAATGACATTATACTGATGATATCTGATTATAGAATGGATGTTCTTGGTGGTGAGTATTGGATTAAATTCTTGGAAAAATACTGTCAAAATCTTAAGATAATAATCACTAGCGGTTTTTTGAAGCCTGAGTTCGAAATCCCCTTTGAGGTTGTGTACAAACCTTATGATTATGAAGATTTAGAAAAGCGAATCTCCCAAATCATTAAGGGGTAGAGATGCAAGCTGTTAATATCAAGGTGAGAGGCCGAGTTCAGGGAGTAGGATTCCGTTATTCAACTCAGCAAAAGGCCGAATCATTTGGTATAACAGGTTGGGTTAGAAATATGCCTAATGGCAATGTTGAAATAATGGCAGAAGGTGAAGACTCTGATCTCAAAAAGTTTGTTGATTGGGTTCGAATAGGTCCTTCAGGTGCTAGAGTTATAGATGTCGATGTTTCTTATCAATTCGCTCTGGGAAGTTATAGAAAGTTCTCTATCGAATTCTAAATTATTTATTTTTAAAAAAAGAACTGCTGCAAAATTACTTTCACAACAGTCCCCAGAATAATTATCAAAGACCTATATCCCTAAAGAAGGGGGTTAGATATCATCAATACTATTTGTTTTTAATGGAATAGAAAGCACCTTTTCCTGCGTATTCTGCAATACCTTCAAGTTGCTCTTCAATTCTGATTAATTGGTTGTATTTCGCTACTCTGTCAGATCGGCTCATGGAACCAGTTTTGATTTGTCCTGTTTCCCATGCTACTACTAAGTCAGCAATAGTTACGTCTTCCGTTTCACCTGATCTGTGGGATATGATCGCTGTATAACCAGCTCTCTTAGCCATTTCTATTGCTTCATAAGTTTCTGTTAAAGTACCAATTTGGTTAACCTTAATAAGGATGGCATTGGCTACACCTTTTTCGATACCAGTTGCCAATCTTTTGGTGTTGGTTACGAATAAGTCATCACCAACAAGTTGTACTTTGTTACCAACTTTGTTTGTTAGGTCTTTCCAACCATCCCAGTCATCTTCGGCCATACCATCTTCAATAGAGATAATAGGATATTTTTCAACCCATTCAGCCCAGTAAGATGCCATTTCTTCTGAAGATAATTCACGACCGTCAGATTTTTTGAATACGTATTTTTTCTTGTCTTCATCATAAAATTCTGATGCAGCAGGATCTAAGGCAATCATTACATCTTCACCTGGTTTGTAACCAGCTTTTTTGATGGCTTCTATGATAACTTCAGGAGCTTCTTCATTGCTTTTTAGGTTTGGAGCAAATCCACCTTCATCACCAACAGCTGTGGAATATCCTTTAGCTTTAAGAATGCTCTTAAGGTTATGAAAAATTTCAGCAATAACACGAATGGCTTCCTTAATGGATTCAGCACCAACAGGCATAACCATGAATTCCTGGAAGTCAACTGAGTTATCCGCATGTGATCCCCCGTTGATGATGTTTGCCATAGGTACTGGTAGAGTTGTTGTCTTCATTCCACCAAGGTATTTATAGAGAGGTACTCCCAGGTATTCAGCAGCAGCTTTAGCTGTAGCCATTGATACACCAAGGATAGCATTCGCTCCTAGTCTTCCTTTGTTTTCAGTGCCGTCAAGTTCGATAAGAGTTCGGTCAATATCAACCTGTTCTAGAGCATCTAGGCCAACAACTTCGGCTGCAATAATGTTGTTAACATTCTCAACAGCTTTCTTTACACCTTTTCCCAAGAATCGGTCCTTATCGCCGTCCCGAAGCTCAACCGCCTCATGAACTCCTGTAGACGCTCCGGAGGGCACAGCTGCTCTTCCAAGAGTTCCATCTTCTAAGATTACATCTACTTCAATTGTGGGATTACCACGGGAGTCCAGAATTTCACGAGCTTCAACATACTCAATAATGCTCATTACTTATCTCCTATTTTAATAAAATTATACCTAATTAATATGGTTTTTTCCTGACACTTAGTCAAGGGTTGTTTTGCGTACTTGATTTTTTCTAATTCTAGTCTATGATTTATCTTATTCATGTTATATTCAAAACTTGCAGGAAAAACAAAAAGAGAGGTTCCCCAACTAAAAAAGGATGATAGTTTCTATTTGCTTGTACAAGCTGGCTATGTTCAGTCTTTGGGCAAAGGTCTCCATTCTTTTCTTCCTTTGGGAATGAGAGTTCTTAAGAATATCAGTGAAATGATTCGCCTTCACATGGAGCCATTAGGGGGGCAAGAGGTTTTGATTCCTTTGGTTAACCCTGTAGATATATGGAGAAAAAGTGGCCGCCTGGAACTAATGTCAAGAGACATTATCCGTTTTCATGATAAAAATGGTCGTGATCTCATCCTTTCCCCAACTCATGAAGAGGCTATGGTTGAGTTGATTCGGGATAATGTTCATTCCTACCGAGATCTTCCTTTATTTCTTTTTCAAATACAATCAAAATATCGTGATGAGACTAAAACTAAAGGGGGATTAATTCGTTCTAAAGAGTTCATTATGAAAGATGGTTATTCTTTTCATAAAAGCTTTAGTGATTTGAATAATTTTTTTCCTAAAGTTTTTGCGGCTTATCGTAAGTTTTTCAAATCCTGTGATTTGGATGTGATTGAGGCCGAATCAGGAGTCGGCTTTATGCGTGGTAATAAAGCCTATGAATTTCTTGTTCCTTGTTCTTATGGTGATAATACTCTTATACAGTGCCCAAATTGTGGGTACGCAGCCAATCAGGACGTAGCGTTAAGTGAAAAGCACTTTTCTGTTCAAGTTTTAAAACCCTTGGAGAAGGTTGAAACAAAAGACTGTATTACCATGGAAACTTTATCTGAACGATTAGAGGTCGATAAAGATCAGTTAGCTAAGCCTTTGGTTTATAGTTCGACAAGAGGATTGGTGATGGTTCTTGTCAGAGGGGATTATGAGGTTAGTGAGGAAAAGCTTTCTGCTTTTCTGGGGTATCCTGTAGGTTCTTTAGCGTCAAAAAGGGAATTACGAACAGAAGGTTTGATACCTGGTTATATGTCACCGATTAATTTAGAGATCGATATTCCTGTTGTGGTTGATGAATTAGTAGCCAACTCCTCCAACTTAATATATGGGGCAAATGAAAGGGATTATCATTATTTAAATGGGAATTTTGGACGTGACTTTGAATCTCCCTATGTAGCTGATATAGCTAGGGTTCATGCTGGTGATTTATGCAAAAGTTGTGGCCGGGAATTGGTTGAAAACAAAGTAGTGGAAGTTGCCAATATTTTTAAATTGAGTGATTATTATACCAGAACTATGGATGTTACCTATCAAGGAGATGATGGAAAAAAGAAGTATCCCTATATGGGGTCATATGGAATAGGGATTAGCCGTCTAGTGTCTGTTCTTGTTGACAAGAACAAAGATGATAAAGGTATTGGTTGGCCTCTTAATTTGGCTCCCTACAAAGTTGGATTAGTAGCAATAGGTCATTCCCTACGTATAAAAGATGTTGCTCAGAGTATATATAAACAACTAGAAAGGGAGTGCTTGTTTGATGATAGAGAAGAGTCTGTTGGTGTTAAATTTAAGGATCTTGACTTAATTGGCATACCTTTAAGAATTGTTGTATCATCGGATAGTCTAAAGGAAGGTATGGTTGAGTTTAAAGAAAGAAGCTCAGGACGTACTTGGTTAGTCGCTGTAGATGATGTTCTATCTACGGTAAAGCAGTTTTTTGGAGAGCAGAATTGGAGTTCGAATTAACACCTGAGCTAGTTGATCAAATCATATTTGCCATGGAAGACCAGTCTTCTACATTTTGTTTTGATACTAATATCATGGAGATAACTGTCCTGGAGTCTACAGAAGAAGCAGATTCTAATGGTAAATATGTGCTTCCCCAGTGGTCAAGTATTGAAGGTTTTCAAGTAATGGAGCAATTTGTTGGTTCCCTAAGAAATCCTATTGTTCGTCAAGAATTAAGATTAGTTCTAAAGTCGGGTTCGGGAGTTTTTAGGAAATTTAAGGATGTTCTGAGAGCTTATCCCGAAGTAGAAAAAATTTGGTTTAATCATAAAAGTAATACAATGAAATCCCTAGTCACAGAATGGTATAATCAGCTTAGAGATTATTGGGGATTGGAAAGAATCGGGTACGAACCTGAAGAAATCGATGATCTTATTGAAACGGATTTTGTGGTGAAATCAATTGATCTGTGGGATGATGCTGATTATATAAAGGGGTATCTTCCTGTTTTTATTGAAGAATGTCTTTCTTTTCTGAACAATAGACCTCAGGTTCAACGTTTAAATAGATATATACAAGATTGTGTGAGTCATTCTAAAAAAGCTTTGATAGTGGAAAGCTTGGATGGTGATTTTGCCTCAGCGCTCTTGTATGAAGAATTATGTGGTGATGAATACTGTATTCTCAAGGTTCACTTTGTTTTTACTTTGAAGGAATATAGAGGTCTTAGGCTCAGTGCAAAGTTGATTAACTCCCTAACGGATCTTGTTGGAGATCGAGAAATGACAGATATTCTTTTTTCAATTCATGGCCAGGAACAAGTTCTGATGGAAACCCTCCTAAGGGAGGGCTTTGTCAAATGTGGAACTTATTATCTTAAAAATCTTTTAACTGTTTAGTTTGCTCAATTGATTCTGGTGGTATATTTCACCTTCTTCATGAATTTTTTCTAATTCCTTCATGATTCTGTCTGCAGTCCATTGTTTAACATCATATCCCTCAGGAAGAGTGTCCTTGGATTGATTTCTAAACTCTTTCGTTTTGATAACAGGACTGACAGTATAAGAAATGACATCTTCATGGGCCAAATCTTCTTGCATTTGTCCAGATTCATTAATGTGAAGTATATTTCCATTTATTCCGATAAAAACGGCATACTCAAAGCTTTTAAGATAAGAATCCATTTCTGGAACAGCTTTCTTTGTTTCCGGGTGCCCTGGTCTATAGCGCGTTCCAGCAGGAAAAACAAGGATGGTTTTTCCATTGTATTTAGCCTTTGTCATAGCTTTCATAGCTGCCAAGTTTATAGATTTACTTTTCTGCGTTTCTTCTTCCCTTTGCTCAGGATCTGTTATCTTTTTTAGACTTCTTGATGGATAGATTACGATACGGCTGAAGGACTCAGTAAAGGCCAAGACGACTGGGCTTTCCTCGTTTAATTTCATACCGGCCATTGCAATCAGAGACTCAGTGATGGATTTACCGATTTTCTCATCTGCCCTCTCAATGAGATTGAAAAAGGATGGTAAATCAAAATTGCTATAATGTTCCATTAGAATCAGAGTGGATTTACCTTCTTTGGCAAGATTGTGTAATTGAATGAGATTCTCAAAATTCCTGATTTTACTACCAGGCAACATTAAATCTTCAACAATGGTATAGAAAATCTCTCGATTCTTTAAATTGGCCTCTTGGAGAATGTTTTCTTCAGTAATTACATGATGACCATTTGTATTGGCCATCATTTCTTTGATCTGTTTATTGTATCTTTCCCAAACAGAGTCCATAAGTGCCTCCTATAACAAGTAATTTAGGCTATATAACAATGTGTGGGTTGTCAAGTTTACAGATTCCCTAAATTTAGAACCATTTTGCCTACCTAATTGTATGATTAGGTTTTATTGAGGACAATTATGAAAAAATATACATAAATCGTATAAATTTACTTAAATTCCTATTGGCAAAAGGCTGGAGTACCCCTTAAATTAGTTTACAAAAGATTAACACCCCAACAAAAAGGAGAAATTTTAATGAAGAAGGTATTAAGCCTCTTATTTATGTTTTCTGTTGTATTCAGTGTTTTTGCTGAAGGTCAGCAAGATGCTGTATCAGGAGACGAGTTTATTATTTGGAACAGTGCAGAACCTGAGTCTCTTGATCCTCACAAGATAGAAGGTGTTCCTGAGCATCGTCTTTACTTATCACTATTTGAAGGATTAGTTTCTTATGATCCCAAAACTGCTAAGCCAGTACCTGCTGTAGCTGAAAGCTGGGAATTCAGTGATGACAATACTGAAATAACTTTTCATATAAGAAAGAATGCTGTCTGGAGTGATGGGGTTGCTATCACTGCTCAAACTGTAAAAGATTCCTGGATTCGAGGTTTGGATCCTGAATTGGGTGGACCTTATACTTGGTTCCCAGCTATGTTTCTTGAAGGTGCTGCTGAATACAATGGCGGTGAAGCTGGTCCTGAAGCATTAGGTGTTGAAGTTATTGATGACAATACATTAGTTGTTCATCTTATTGGACCTCTTCCTTATGCTCTTGAAGCTTTTGCGCACTATTCTTTTGCTATAGTTCCTGTTCATGCCATTGAAAAATACGGTGACGCGTGGATTAATCCCAAAAACTTTGTTGGTAATGGTCCTTTTAAATTATCAGAATGGGTTCCTCAGGATAAGGTTGTAGCGGTTAAGAATGATAAATATTGGGATGCTGCTAATGTTAAGTTAGACAAAATAACTTACTTGGCTGTTGAAGATAACAACACCGGTTATAATCTATTTGTTAATGGTGAAATCGAT
Protein-coding sequences here:
- the eno gene encoding phosphopyruvate hydratase produces the protein MSIIEYVEAREILDSRGNPTIEVDVILEDGTLGRAAVPSGASTGVHEAVELRDGDKDRFLGKGVKKAVENVNNIIAAEVVGLDALEQVDIDRTLIELDGTENKGRLGANAILGVSMATAKAAAEYLGVPLYKYLGGMKTTTLPVPMANIINGGSHADNSVDFQEFMVMPVGAESIKEAIRVIAEIFHNLKSILKAKGYSTAVGDEGGFAPNLKSNEEAPEVIIEAIKKAGYKPGEDVMIALDPAASEFYDEDKKKYVFKKSDGRELSSEEMASYWAEWVEKYPIISIEDGMAEDDWDGWKDLTNKVGNKVQLVGDDLFVTNTKRLATGIEKGVANAILIKVNQIGTLTETYEAIEMAKRAGYTAIISHRSGETEDVTIADLVVAWETGQIKTGSMSRSDRVAKYNQLIRIEEQLEGIAEYAGKGAFYSIKNK
- a CDS encoding response regulator; the protein is MDTNQKVLIVEDEDPIRLTLRDYLKRKGYNVLVASDGVGAIKQLLDNDIILMISDYRMDVLGGEYWIKFLEKYCQNLKIIITSGFLKPEFEIPFEVVYKPYDYEDLEKRISQIIKG
- a CDS encoding response regulator; amino-acid sequence: MAKGSKKVRIYSALEVANICGVVNQTAINWIKNDYLKAFTTPGGQYRVYAEDLVNFLQDRNMRIPDELVEVVHNSEEGKSILIIDDDKELNNLLKTYVERKLTGFTIYQAFDGYEAGSMLYRVRPSIVILDIDLPGVNGHVICKKIKSDADLGSPYIIAVTGMNDSNEERLILEEGADAFLGKPFDPSEVVTLIAEFIEK
- a CDS encoding acylphosphatase, whose amino-acid sequence is MQAVNIKVRGRVQGVGFRYSTQQKAESFGITGWVRNMPNGNVEIMAEGEDSDLKKFVDWVRIGPSGARVIDVDVSYQFALGSYRKFSIEF
- a CDS encoding proline--tRNA ligase, giving the protein MLYSKLAGKTKREVPQLKKDDSFYLLVQAGYVQSLGKGLHSFLPLGMRVLKNISEMIRLHMEPLGGQEVLIPLVNPVDIWRKSGRLELMSRDIIRFHDKNGRDLILSPTHEEAMVELIRDNVHSYRDLPLFLFQIQSKYRDETKTKGGLIRSKEFIMKDGYSFHKSFSDLNNFFPKVFAAYRKFFKSCDLDVIEAESGVGFMRGNKAYEFLVPCSYGDNTLIQCPNCGYAANQDVALSEKHFSVQVLKPLEKVETKDCITMETLSERLEVDKDQLAKPLVYSSTRGLVMVLVRGDYEVSEEKLSAFLGYPVGSLASKRELRTEGLIPGYMSPINLEIDIPVVVDELVANSSNLIYGANERDYHYLNGNFGRDFESPYVADIARVHAGDLCKSCGRELVENKVVEVANIFKLSDYYTRTMDVTYQGDDGKKKYPYMGSYGIGISRLVSVLVDKNKDDKGIGWPLNLAPYKVGLVAIGHSLRIKDVAQSIYKQLERECLFDDREESVGVKFKDLDLIGIPLRIVVSSDSLKEGMVEFKERSSGRTWLVAVDDVLSTVKQFFGEQNWSSN